In the genome of Candidatus Thorarchaeota archaeon, the window GTATTAACCTGTTCAACTGGGATGACACGCTGGGCTTGGAACTCTATGAACGACTCCGTATGTCTGCCTTCAGATTCTCACACGCCCTGAGCAGACGCGGCAGACTCCTTGATGTGGGGTCGGGCAATGGAATCGGTACCGCATCGATATGGGGTCACTACTACAGAAGGAATGCATTTGGTCCCGACTCGCCAATGAGAATCTACGGTCTTGAACCCGATGATGGTCTGCGAACGATAGCGAGTGAAGAGTTTGCCGTGATTGCATCAAGGGTGATGAAGACTGAACGGAGCGCACTGGAGAGTGCGAAGGAGTACTATCCTCAGTTCATTGCAGGGTATGCCGAGAACATACCCTTCGAGGATGGCTTCTTCGACATGGTGTACACTTCACAGGTCCTGCACTGGTGCGATGGAGAGCGAGCCACCAAAGAAATGATGCGTGTGTTGAAGCCGGGCGGTATCCTCTTTGGTACTGAGTCATTCTATCCCACAATGGACGAGTATCTGGAACTGTACTCCCTCCTGAATCAAGGGGCCGGAGGCGCCATAAGAAAGGAGGACTTTGTAAAGTGGGCTCGTGAGGCAGGGGCTACCAAGGTGGGATTCGCAACTCCCGCCGTTGCCTTCAAGGTCACAAAGGGACCGGTCACCTGAGAGGTCATAAGAGCGAGCAGTGGCCCGTATAATGTTACAATACGAAACTACAGAGTCAGCGCATAAAGGATGGATGAAGAGTGACAAAGATTGGTGCATGGATCGAGATGCTCAAGCTCGGTGCTAGTGTACGCGGACTCAAGAAGGAAGTACGGTTCTTCTACAGAAACAGTCTCATCAACAGTCTTCTGAAGGAGGGCTGGTTCGACTTCCTCTCTCAGCCAAGGACCGCACAGGACGTATGTGACCACTTTGGTTACACGGACATGCAGTTTCTCACGAGGGTTCTTGATGTCTTCACTAATGATGGAGTGCTTATCAGGGAGGATGACAGATACCGAAGCGCGTTCCCAGTCGAGCCGCAGCCTGTCAAGCTGCCAAGGTTTTTCGGTGCCGCCATGAAGCAGATTACGCTCGATGGTGCCGCGTCGTTTCCCGACAGGCTGAAGGGACGCTACGGGACCTTCTCTGACGGGATGAATCTGTTCAACTGGGACGACACGCTTGGCCTGGAGTTGTATGAACGACTCCGGATGTCTGCATTCAGGTTCTCACACGCCCTGAACAGGCGTGGCAGGTTCCTCGACGTGGGGTGTGGTAACGGGACTGGCACAGCGGCAATCTGGGGTTACTACAACAGGCGGAAAGCGTTCGGCCCGGGGTCCAAGATGGAGATCTACGGGCTGGAACCGGACGAGGGCTTACGGTCAATCGCGGCCGAAGAGTTCCCGGTATATGCCTCACGGCTGGTAAAGCTTGACCGTTCCGTCATAGAGGGCCTGAAGGAGTACCACCCACGTTTTGTTGCAGGGTACGCGGAGAACATACCCTTC includes:
- a CDS encoding class I SAM-dependent methyltransferase: INLFNWDDTLGLELYERLRMSAFRFSHALSRRGRLLDVGSGNGIGTASIWGHYYRRNAFGPDSPMRIYGLEPDDGLRTIASEEFAVIASRVMKTERSALESAKEYYPQFIAGYAENIPFEDGFFDMVYTSQVLHWCDGERATKEMMRVLKPGGILFGTESFYPTMDEYLELYSLLNQGAGGAIRKEDFVKWAREAGATKVGFATPAVAFKVTKGPVT
- a CDS encoding methyltransferase domain-containing protein translates to MTKIGAWIEMLKLGASVRGLKKEVRFFYRNSLINSLLKEGWFDFLSQPRTAQDVCDHFGYTDMQFLTRVLDVFTNDGVLIREDDRYRSAFPVEPQPVKLPRFFGAAMKQITLDGAASFPDRLKGRYGTFSDGMNLFNWDDTLGLELYERLRMSAFRFSHALNRRGRFLDVGCGNGTGTAAIWGYYNRRKAFGPGSKMEIYGLEPDEGLRSIAAEEFPVYASRLVKLDRSVIEGLKEYHPRFVAGYAENIPFDDEYFDMVYTSQVLHWCNGEQATKEMMRVLKPGGLFFGTESFHPSMDPYVELFTLVNEGAGGVIRKEDFERWVREAGAVSVGFATPTVAFKVIKKSAS